One genomic window of Kaistia geumhonensis includes the following:
- the nrdR gene encoding transcriptional regulator NrdR, which translates to MRCPYCGSDDTQVKDSRPSEDSNSIRRRRVCTTCGGRFTTFERVQLRELTVLKKSGRRVPFDRDKLMRSVEIALRKRPVEPERVERMINGVVRQLESSGESEVNSDQIGVLVMEGLKGLDDVAYVRFASVYRNFREAKDFSTVLSELASPEPVELDRK; encoded by the coding sequence ATGCGCTGTCCCTATTGCGGAAGCGACGATACGCAGGTCAAGGATTCGCGTCCGTCGGAGGACAGCAACTCGATCCGCCGCCGCCGGGTCTGCACGACCTGCGGCGGCCGTTTCACGACCTTCGAGCGCGTCCAGCTGCGTGAGCTGACCGTGCTCAAGAAGAGCGGGCGCCGCGTTCCCTTCGATCGCGACAAGCTGATGCGCTCGGTGGAGATCGCGCTCAGGAAACGTCCGGTCGAGCCGGAGCGGGTCGAGCGGATGATCAACGGCGTGGTCCGCCAGCTCGAGAGCAGCGGCGAGAGCGAAGTCAATTCCGACCAGATCGGCGTGCTGGTCATGGAGGGATTGAAAGGGCTCGACGACGTTGCCTATGTGAGATTCGCCTCGGTCTACCGGAACTTCCGCGAGGCGAAGGATTTCTCGACCGTCCTCAGCGAACTCGCGTCGCCGGAGCCGGTGGAACTCGATCGGAAATAG